In Stigmatopora nigra isolate UIUO_SnigA chromosome 5, RoL_Snig_1.1, whole genome shotgun sequence, the genomic window TTACAACTAACTAACTTGCTTTATATGATTTTTATCCACTCAGAGTGCCATGCTTGTTACCACCGTGGCTGCTTCAGGGGCAACAGCAACTGCCCAAGGTGCCTGAGGCTCGCCGAGCGCCGAGAGAGGATGGCGCGCAAAAACATGGAGCAGCAAGAGGACGAAGGTGGTGGACCCTCATGAGAAAGCGTGAAGAAAAGAACTAGTAAAAGAGCACAATGTGATTGTAAATGGTTCCCTCCGTTGCACCTGTCCAATGCTTTGTCAAGCTAACTGCCGTTTATCTTCACAAGCACCTTTCACTCAAGCACTTAACACTGGAGAACGCGTCCAATATGGCGAATGAGATTGGTGCAGGTTTTGtgagaagtgtttttttttaaccatgcaAGGTGAGATGGCTCAATTCCGCTACTAGAAAAGGCATGCGATGCTGCACCACCAGAGAGACAAAGATTGTTCTGTTGGCACTCAATTTTTGCAGTAAACTTGCACAGCTGAGTAAATACCCAGGGTTaatatttgtctgtttttgttccCTAGTCTGGCAATATATAGgtgattttacatttttgcaaaacTATTTATTAGtgcttttgatttaaaatgaccaatttgtttttaaacatcaaGCTAAACAAAAGACCTGACTTAAAATGAACATTCCTTCTTAATTTTAACATTgcttgttttgtatttatttatttttttccccaatagaaAATTctccagaccaaaaaaaaatgctgggaTAGCTTACTAGGCAAAATGTAGACCTTGGCAGCTGCACTTATAAGCTGAGGAAGAGCCAACTGAAAAGTTACAACCACAGCTGAACTCACTGGTAAGCTAAAATGATTGGCCTTAACATTGCTGCATTCTAAACTGCTGGAAAGTAGAAAATATAAACAAGGTTTGTGGCGCCTCAGTAAGGCCTTTAAGCATCAAAGTTACTATACATATGACAACAAAGTTagactgttttcttttttaggtaGTTAGAatttaataaatggataaaactgCTTAGGAAAATGCCCTtcccttatgtttttttttttgcacccaaAAATCTTGTTTGCAGCTATGAGGAGGGCAATATCATATTTAACTGCCCTGTGTTAGTCCAGTGATTTCAGTTATATCCTTTTACTTTGACTTGTGTCATTTGAGAGGTTTGCGTGATTTAGGGTGGATGTCTAGCTGCTGTATTTCCTGCGCCAGATTTACACATGCCTAATAAGCACTTAACCTTTTCTTAAAATTGGCAATACTGGAAAATCTCttgtttgttgtacttttttttgagAGGATATGAAAATGTCACTTGTGTGATTATTTCATGACAATTATAAGAACATAATTCCAAAACAGCATAGATaagcccaattttttttttttataaaaatgaatcCTAGACAAATATAAATTCTGTCTCCTGGATTAACTTTCAAAATCTGTAATATCTCTTGACATCAAGACTACTTGAAGGAGGAGACCATAGTTCTCATTCATTCTGAAAAGTGTCTACTTTCATTACCAGGACCAATTTAACAAGAATTTATGGCATAGCTGCCTCTGTGTATATTGGAGATTCTGCTCCCAAAACAATCTTATGTTATTGAAAGTTCACTTAAGATATTGCAtaagattaaaatataaattgttagtacttttcatttttttattttgccattGTTATGAAGTTATATTGCAATAAAAATGGCCAGACTGTTGATGTGGGTTAGTGTTTGGTTGCTACACTCATGCACATTTGAATGTGTCAAGATTCAGTCAGACGCCCTTATTTTTCCCCACATGCACACACGGAAGGCACTTTGTTTAAACTCTGTGGCATGGATTCTGTTCATTGTAATCTAACAATAAGCACTCAAgctaatttttttaaaactacaaatatccAAAAATCACAACAGCCTGAACAAAGTCTCAGTTTAAAAATGAACTTGCTCACATATTTGGTTGACAAAAGGTATCCTTAAAAGAttccaaataaaagccttaacTGGGAAACCTTGGGGTGGTTTAAGGCCAACTGAAAAAAAGCATCTGCAACCTACAAGtaaaagctattttttaaagacagaaTCTCAGCCAGCCTACATTTTTTCCTAGCAAATGATCTTATATTAAACTTCCGCTGTAATATATCGGAGTTTTACCTTTTGTTAGAAAGAAAAGCACACACATTGTATACACATTGTAATTACATCTCTAAGGTATGCACTAAAATGACTGCATTGCTAATGAAGAAACAGAACCAGCTTGAAAATCATCTGTAAGTTGAACAATCCTTaacttaaaaagataaaaaataatgggGATCTGcagtatagaagatgaatgaatgaatagcaaaagaaaaactttagaATTTTTATGATGCCCATACTAGCTCATGGGAATCTAAGGTTTAATATGTCAATAGCTTATATGGTGCAGTGGCACCAGGTGTGGCAGAAATGAAGGGACTTTTATGTGCCAAGGCCTGACAGCTGCATCCTGAAAATTAtggatttaattaaaatgaaaatgttacacATTCTGTTTtgccaaagaaaaaaagcattttttttgtatatccaCTAGGAGAAGTTGGATCTAATTTGAGAGAAATGCTCATCTTGGGAATCGTAAGTACAAGGTGATGTTGGGAGGAAAGGTGTTTTTGTTTCTGGAATTAAGATTAAAAATGATCTTGATGACTGGCTAATGTTGATGAGCTCTATGATGATGTTTAAAAGTCtctaaaataaaaagttatttattattattgaaggGTGCTATGTTCTATATAAAGATGCCCAACGAAGGTAATGTGGGTGAATGTATCAACATACTATACATGTCAACCCCCCTAAATTCCCATAGGATGGCAAGCCGATTGCAGTACAGACAATAACACaattgacaacaacaacaaaaacacatctaTTCTAATATTGTAGATTTAAATAGTATCTTGGAGGATGTGAGTAAGAACTGAGTTTCTCTTGTGCAGCTAAGATGGACTGATCCAGATGCACCACATGGAGATGATGACTAGGGCATAACAGGTGATGAGCAGCAGATAGATGCGGAAGAGTAGGAAGTCGAGAACATATCCCACGTGACACCATTCTTCTTGCTGCGTATTTTCCTTCTGCATGGAACTCAGGTGAGCACGGAGCTCGCTCAAGTGCTGACAAATCTGCTGGAGTTCAGCCATCGCCGCGGTACCTGGAAGTGAATGTTAGGATTTTTTCCTCCAACTATTTAGATATATAAACTTTTGGCCAAATACCTAAgagatttaaatgtgtttacccTCATTGCTTATTGGGTTTTCAGCCAATGTCTTGCTTTCTGATTGGATGATTGGCCCAGGAGCCTCTGgagttttttccccattcacAGATGAAGGCTGTGAGTTTTCTTGCCAATGATAGCATATGAGGTTGGCAATATGTTTTAGGACCACCACCTTTACCCAGTGTGGGACTTGATGGTGTTTCATGGAGTTGTTATGAAGAACATTCGTAATGATGACAGTCTCCAGCAGACTGATCACCATGAGGGCAAGGCAAACTGAGAAGTAGATGCCTGCATTTAGGAATAAACTTAGATTAGTGAGAAAAATCCAATCATAGGTCAGAGATTGAGATCCAAACTTGGATTTGCTGCTATAAATGATGAAATGTGAGATGATCACATTGCAGGTGAACTATTGATTAGCAgtgtaaatcaataatttcttATGCTGATATACAATATCgattctttggcaaaaaatgtgCTATTTTGCTGTTATTACATAGAAATGTTCCCACCTCACGGCATTAACAAGAATATCTTGTGTGGTCTACATTCCCAAAATTTACACATGGTGGTCGATGCTGCAAAAATACTATAATCTGGTTTGACAAtaatcatgaatatattttccaAATGGATTGTGTTGATTCTGTTTTTCAGatctactgtaaaaaaaacatagcctCTGACCTATAATGGGCGTTCCGTTTGCAGTACTGGGCAGCAGGTCATTCATGATGAGCAAAAAGACAGTGTAGCCCAAAATTAgggtcattttgaaggaggCCCGGTCCACACTGTGGGGTGGCAGGTAAAATGAAAGGATGTCGATAAGCATGAGGAAGGAACTCGGGATGAGTAAGTTGACCACATAGAGTACCGGGCGCCGCTTTATCACCACCTGATCCACAACGAAGAGAATAAATTAGAAAACAATGCAAGAAATGTTTATACTTAATAGATGGAGAAGCACATTTTCTCACCCAAAAAGTAATGATGTCCCATTCGTCTATCCCGAACTTCAGGATGGAAGTTTCTCCCATGATGTCCACCAGTTCCCACTCTCCACTGGCTTCCAGGTAACGCTTTGAGTTGCCAGACATTTCTTTGAACGTGAGTGCTGGACTCACCCTCACGTCACggactggggaaaaaaaattcaatgtttgGCCAAACAACAaccatgtatatgtgtgtgtatatttgtttttactggTGTGCATGTAGGAGCCAAAGGTAAAAGTGCAATTCTGCACGTCAAAAGGGAAACTGAAGATCTCCAGGTTGCAGGCTGAGACGAGACGCAACATTCTGTCCCAACGAATGTGACCTGTGTGGTTGACGTAGACGTATGGACAAGCTTGGGAGACGTCATCATCCACACTGGACGGTGGGtaggcaaaaaacaaaaataaatctgcTCATTTAGGAACATCCATATACACgaatgaaagcaataaacacttagagtTCACTTCATTAGGGACACCCACTTAACTCACTCTTTGGTgcatgaataataaaaatagaatttagAGACGGCTCTTGGGTAACAGGTATGGATTTTGCTGTTATtaaatgttgtatttattttgatttgtaaCAAAATATTGTATTCAGTATCCCGAAATGCGAAAGCACCACAAGAACCTGTTGGAATAAAGACCTACAACTCATAGATGATGATATCTGGAGACCAGAGTTTCTTTACTGGAAGAGAAATCCTGGAGACTCCATCACACTTGGAGGGATCCCAAACCAGAAACTCATGATGCCAATACTGCAATAAGGTAAGCAACATGGAATGAATTcaccacaaatacacaaatatttatTCCTGGAATTACAGCTGTGAGGCAAATATGTTGTCTAGCAGAATTGAAGAaacatattataataataaataccattagcatatatatattgatttattttgtagcATAGTACATATTAGATGTTTTTGCATATTAACAAATCCACAGATATTAAGATGAAAATAAGTATGGTATAATAAGAATGCTACATACCAATCTTAGCCATAGGAATGTTGTCAGTATCTGCGTCTTCTCATTcttaacaacataaataaaataaaaaaaacaaattggcaGACACTGTTTAGGATTTTAtgctattataattattattcacAGAATATTTAGCGCTTTGAATGAATTCCTTTTGACAAATCAACCCACTCACCACACCAAGTACCGCATACAGAGTGAAGGAGATGTTAGTAACTGTCGGGTTGCTGAGGTTGACCACAGGCCGGAATGCTTGTAGGTCAAAAACAGCTTGCATGGACTCATGGGATGGTCCACTCTCACCTTCTTTGCACGTCAGTTTGTTGTGACACAGTGATgctcaaagcaaaaaaagaagacagcCAAACcagtgaaaatgacaaaatagtaTCAACACAATAAAAGTATAATGAGACAAgctttataaataaatgaagaggAAATGAAACATGGATCAAAGTCACCATgggcaaaacaaaataatattcataccAGCCGAGTTGGCAGGTTCACAGATACCTGAATACTCTACTAAACAATAGTCATTATTATTTCCAAACATAGTTCTTACTGTCATTAAAATGCATATATGTAGATCATAACAATTTCTGTATATAAGAGAATTAGATTTAAACTGTAATTACCTGTAAGTAAGAGTAGAGTTGAAATGACGTTGATCTTTTGATACCACCACATGTTGGAAACTTCAGCTTTCTCAAATAGTATTCGAATCTAACTAATGTTATTGGACAAAAACTCCCAGTTGAAGCTATAATGACTGTCCTTGCAACAATGACGACCTGCGAATATCGTACACACTTTTATAATTGCAGTTTCATATCATTggctgacagaaaaaaaatccctggagATTACTGCAATCCATTGAAGACAGTTTAATGTTCAAATGCCAATTGTAGTTTTCTGGTAGTTAAATCTTTACGTAGACTTCTGCTGTTTTGTGCTAAGAGAAAGatatacgtatatatttttcttttagctCAAAACAGCAGAAGTCTACGTAATGATTTAATTACCAGAAAACTAGAATTGCTCACAGACACAGAATAACAAATAGCCAATGCTTCATTAACATCGAATATTGAGGCGTTACTCAATTGCAATCTACTTTGATACATTTAGAGACTTTCTAACTTTTATGTTTAAACCATTATCTTTGATAGTCACAACAcagaatgtatgtatatatttttttaaaacaaccaaCCACACCTTAAGCTTGTTTTTCAACACCTCCGGGAACCATTCGcacatattattattttaacaccTTTTCCTTAGGGATGTTTAGGCTGGTAAACTACACTCTTGCACTTGTGAGCATGATGCCAAAAAAAAGGTACAATCTTCCTCTCAACTACAATCTTGCTAACTGAATTTGTTTGTGCAGTTTTAAGTTACCCCGTATACTATTGTAAATAATCAATTTTGCAAAAAGGgcctttttagtcattttattttccagagAACACCATAATATTACCCAACACACTTAGAGGAAAATATGATCTGACAAAACAAAgggcagaatatttttttaaaatcactttTCTCAAATgaaacctaaaataaaaaatgagaaagTCTGAGTAGTATATTCGAGTACATCTGAATGAAGTACCTTCAATCAATTACTAAGATACACAAGGCGATAAATTCAGATGCATGGTAAATAcacaaaatgccatttttttaagcaatatgAGGCTGGTTATATGAGTCGACCCAAATGACGGTGATGCTGACCAAGCTGACAGATAAGAAGATGATGTAGATGCTGAACAACGTGCGGTCAATGATGAAACCCACTTGGTTCCACTCCTCCGCGCTCTGGCTCACATTCAGCTCCCCTTCCAATTTCTTTCGGATGACTCGGAGGTCTCTTCCCAGGCTCCTCAGCACCTCTACGGCCTCGTCCTGGTCCAGCGGCCCCTCTGCTCCTTGGACCTCACCCTCGCCAACTCTCTGAGTGGAAGCGGtcatttctgttaaaaaaaagaaggcaggTGAATATGAATCATtttccgtattttccggactataagttgcattttttccccacaCTTTGGCATGGCCTGTGACTAATACACAACCAGGTTTTAGTGtatgttttctttctctctgaCAACTGACAGCCTGTCATGTGGTTTTAATAGGCTATAGTTATATTAAAAATTGTTATGTTAACATAGCCTGTCATTCTCAATTTACTACTGTTACTTAAATGGgtttttgttcttggtttctgatcaaataaaacattGCTTTCCCAAAgatgtgacttatactccagtgtatgtgtgtgtggtccTACCTAGTACGCCAGGATTTTGAAGGATTTGCTCCACTATTTTCTTCTTAGGAGGAAGCAGAACCATGCGGCCAATCACGTGAATGAATACCAATCGTATCCAATAAGGAACTTCTGAGTAGTCCTTGGAACTGTGCAGCAGGTTGGTGATAAAAGTCGTCTCCAGAAGACTTACCACCATCAATGCCAGGGAGAGTGATAGGAACACATCTGCCATGAACACAAATAGTTACTTGTGAAAAATACTATGAGTGCTTCACATACAGATataaatatgtactttttttcctACAGAAATTTCCCAGGGCTCCCGGCTGAGCTTTTAGCGCGTCagcttcaaatccaggtcagtccacctgtgtggagtttccatgttcttggATCTGCGTGGGTtgtctctgggtactccagtttcctcccacatatcaaggacatgcatggtaagctggttAGATATTCTAAatggcccctaggtatgagtgtgagcgtgaatggttgtttgtctccttgtgccctgcgattggctggccaccaattcagggtgtcccccacctctagaccaaagtcagctgggttaggctccagcaccccctgcgaccctagtgttTCCCATTCATTTGTCTGTTGGTGATTTGTCTCACCGGGCATGATTCTCCCTTGTATGTCCCTTTGTTTACGATACTTGTAAACCTACTTATGAGGGGAATTGTGTTTCCGGTGATAGGCAGCATGTCGTTCATGAGCATCAGAAAGACAATGTAGCCCAGGATGAGGGTCATCTTGAACAAGGAGCGGTCCACCTTTTGAGGAGGCAGCAGGAAACTGAAGAGGTCCACGGTGATGAGGAAGCAGGAGGGAATCAACAAGTTGACCACATACAGCATGGGCCTGCGTCGAAGTGAAACCTGTCGGTGAGAAAATCATTGATGTATTTTATAGTTTGTTACTACATGCCTTCACTGGAGACAAAATGCTACTTTTGGCTGGTTGCCTTGTATAATCAGCAGATTCTGTAACATTGTGCTGCAATGTAGAAATAATAGCGTCACTCATTCACCATCTTAAAATAGGATAATTTCTTGATTCATGTGTTAGGTCAGGGGTAGTTATAGTATTAACATTTACAACCTGCTCCTATCTTTAATTCATCCGGATGAGCATTTACAACATAAGACTGTTATTTTATACttaaaatgaactatttttCACTATACAAAATTGTCACTCACACATGTagtatattattatttcattaatttcacttgaattttacaaaacacacacacacacacgcaaacccCGAAAAAATATCTagtgtttttccactttaagtTTACAATCTTTAGAACAAGAACAATCTATTGATTGAGTGGTGTGACTCTTACAAAAAAGCAAAGCTCCTCATAGGTTTGATTATTAGAAGAAAGTATCAGTCTTTGTGATGATTTGATTCCAATCAGCTCCCATTCTCCCAGAGTAGCCATCATTCCCTTGGACCAGTCGAAAATTTTCTGTGTTGAAAACGATCGTCCAATCCGCAAAGCAGAAACTGAAAAGAGAATATTTGTTgtcaatttatttgaaatacaaatattgtTAAACTACTGGCACCCTGTTGAAATCCAcaccaaaaatgtaattaaggATGGTCAATTCATCACTACTTAATGCTCAATAGCTAGAGTTCTATGACTAACCCaacttaaaagataaaaaatctaCATATATAAATCAAAGGAAAATGTCCCACAATGGGTCTTATTCGTGAATAAATACAGTTTTATTGTAAATGTTGGTGAGTGAATCTGGTAGTTCAAAAATTACAAATcaagttgatttaaaaaaaaaagaaaaggtgtGTGTACAAGTTGATACTTACAATCATATATAAAGGAGTTAAAGGTTAAAGTGCAGTTCTGGATGTCAAATGGGAAGGTGTAAATGTCCAGCCGACAAGAGCTAACCACTCGGATAGGTTTCATGTCCAGCACCATGCCGTGGTAGTACACAACTGTGTATGGTGCAAATTCAACTGTATTCTTCTCCATACTAAAAGAAGCAGATGTTTCCCAACACTTCAACTGATCTGTATTGTTtgtacagtcatttttttatgaaatatgtgcaaaaattgagaaaaaaataagatctgTAGGGTTGAGTTATTGCAATGGCTACTCAGCCTCAGATTTTTGGGCGGGCCGAAACAGTATCACAAATGTTGTAAAACGGTGGGAGTCTTTTTTAATAATACTCTTTACACTCCcaatcaaattaattttaatgatgACTTTCATTTTACAGGACCTTTAACTTGAATTATTACAGGTCGTAGTGACTTACAACTCATTGATGATAATATCAGGGATCCACAGCAGTTTTCTTGGGAGTACAAGCCAACGGGTACTGCACTCGTTTGGGTCCCAGgtaataaattcatttttccaaAACTGCAATATATATTAGAACCGATTAAGGAGtcatctggtaaaaaaaaactgtttaagaTGAAATACAATGACGGCAGATCCGTTTTAACCCAAGGTATGGTATCTTTCACAACACATCAACCACAAGACTATGAGAAATATGTGCTCTACCAGCTGTCCACCTTACTAttaacaactttttttaaaagtgagtGTTGACTCACCAAAATTTGGATGACAAATGTTGTTAAGATCTGAGCCTTCTCATCCTAAAAGAATTCAGTAGGGTTTGGTTGAGCTTTGACACCATAAAATGAGACTTATGACCTTATTTCCAAAGAACGTAAATGACTCTTACCACCCCCAGAATGCCAAAAATGACAAAGTCAACCGTGAGCGCTGTAGGGATTGAAACATTCATCACAGGCCGAATGGCCTTGAGTTCAAAGACGGGCCTGAGAGCCTCCAATAGGGCAGGGGTATCAGGACTAGAGCAGTTCTGCAGGATGGAATTGCATGACGCTATATGGAAACCAAAGAATGTAAATTGGCATGATGGTAAGccagcaataataacaataattattcATTGTCTTGATATAGTGCTTTTCAGGACAAGAGATTCAGTACATTGCATTATCCATTCACTCCTCACCAGGTGGTGGTAAGCTACTATTGTGGCCAAAATGAAAAGAGTAACAAAGCCAATTTGTGCCTTTGGTCCATCGGACAACCACCAATTAACTATCACAGTACTTTTATACATTTGTAATGTGATGAGTCCAGTATTGTATTGTAATATTATATGTAGTAcctaaaaaatgaccatataccTATGAGAAAAGCATTTAAAAGAGTCtaatgttgattaaaaaaaacacatttaactaCATTTTTAGGGGATTAAGTTTTAAAATGACTGTTCGTATTGTCtgttaaatggaaaaaagttgTGCAAAAATAGCTTTTCTTCCTGATGTGAAAAAGGTGATAACAAacaacacccacaaaaatagacACGATCTTCATGCTCTTACCTTGGTTGAAGAGACAGATGAAGATGAAGAGAACCAAAGAAGGCTTGGCTTTCAGCAGGCAGtgctaaaaacatgaatattaggtcaaaagtgtttttttagggtttttcttTGTAATGGTGATTTGAAGGACGGTGTGTGAAGGGCACccataaataataattgaaataaatatcaGGCAGAACTATCAAGTAATTGTCcatataattttattattattttttaacattgcaCATGACGTGGTTAGACAAAATGTTAATGAGGGATATTAAAGGTCCCAATGTTACCATTTTTCTACACCAATTAATTCATTTCGCTCCATTGATATCGCATCTCAGGCACCTACTAAATGGTAAAAATCTCACATTTATGCCGAGGCTACTCAACAGCAAGCATACTGAATGAAAATCTGAAAACTAAGTGTTCTGATAAAAga contains:
- the LOC144197177 gene encoding 5-hydroxytryptamine receptor 3A-like gives rise to the protein MWWYQKINVISTLLLLTASLCHNKLTCKEGESGPSHESMQAVFDLQAFRPVVNLSNPTVTNISFTLYAVLGVNEKTQILTTFLWLRLYWHHEFLVWDPSKCDGVSRISLPVKKLWSPDIIIYEFVDDDVSQACPYVYVNHTGHIRWDRMLRLVSACNLEIFSFPFDVQNCTFTFGSYMHTIRDVRVSPALTFKEMSGNSKRYLEASGEWELVDIMGETSILKFGIDEWDIITFWVVIKRRPVLYVVNLLIPSSFLMLIDILSFYLPPHSVDRASFKMTLILGYTVFLLIMNDLLPSTANGTPIIGIYFSVCLALMVISLLETVIITNVLHNNSMKHHQVPHWVKVVVLKHIANLICYHWQENSQPSSVNGEKTPEAPGPIIQSESKTLAENPISNEGTAAMAELQQICQHLSELRAHLSSMQKENTQQEEWCHVGYVLDFLLFRIYLLLITCYALVIISMWCIWISPS
- the LOC144197176 gene encoding uncharacterized protein LOC144197176 isoform X1, whose protein sequence is MARFVIMTSKNPSLKLAVLEMKPMLILLFVFLPASCRAIRVNCSQPNQVALLEALKPIFRMSVIRPVTKLTTTTNISFYFMVYGILGVNEKAQLLTTYLWQHFIWQNELVSWDPVQCGTDMISLPREKFWVPDLIIREFMDQDKAPIVPYLKLHSNGLIQDAKPSRVVSSCNLDIYTFPFDTQECTLTYTSQMSFASDMKVFSSMSDDVLTAKSKSVMTTLGEWELLRITAVKPSDQIESESNQLDMLQFHIQIRRRSTLYVVNLLLPSSFLITVDLFSFLLPPQSVDRSAFKVTLILGYTVFLLIMNDLLPITGNTIPIINVFLSLCLALMVASLLETILITKLLLTSKNVRPVPRWIKVLVLHILGRLVGLPWKETIDSESRTKGSSVSAHLGTDGDLHEEIRPAGEKNALRELRSLSEDLKVLRLQVEEQLSSTQGSKGWIQHCLLKAKPSLVLFIFICLFNQASCNSILQNCSSPDTPALLEALRPVFELKAIRPVMNVSIPTALTVDFVIFGILGVDEKAQILTTFVIQILFWKNEFITWDPNECSTRWLVLPRKLLWIPDIIINEFMEKNTVEFAPYTVVYYHGMVLDMKPIRVVSSCRLDIYTFPFDIQNCTLTFNSFIYDFSALRIGRSFSTQKIFDWSKGMMATLGEWELIGIKSSQRLILSSNNQTYEELCFFVSLRRRPMLYVVNLLIPSCFLITVDLFSFLLPPQKVDRSLFKMTLILGYIVFLMLMNDMLPITGNTIPLINVFLSLSLALMVVSLLETTFITNLLHSSKDYSEVPYWIRLVFIHVIGRMVLLPPKKKIVEQILQNPGVLEMTASTQRVGEGEVQGAEGPLDQDEAVEVLRSLGRDLRVIRKKLEGELNVSQSAEEWNQVGFIIDRTLFSIYIIFLSVSLVSITVIWVDSYNQPHIA
- the LOC144197176 gene encoding 5-hydroxytryptamine receptor 3A-like isoform X2; protein product: MSVIRPVTKLTTTTNISFYFMVYGILGVNEKAQLLTTYLWQHFIWQNELVSWDPVQCGTDMISLPREKFWVPDLIIREFMDQDKAPIVPYLKLHSNGLIQDAKPSRVVSSCNLDIYTFPFDTQECTLTYTSQMSFASDMKVFSSMSDDVLTAKSKSVMTTLGEWELLRITAVKPSDQIESESNQLDMLQFHIQIRRRSTLYVVNLLLPSSFLITVDLFSFLLPPQSVDRSAFKVTLILGYTVFLLIMNDLLPITGNTIPIINVFLSLCLALMVASLLETILITKLLLTSKNVRPVPRWIKVLVLHILGRLVGLPWKETIDSESRTKGSSVSAHLGTDGDLHEEIRPAGEKNALRELRSLSEDLKVLRLQVEEQLSSTQGSKGWIQHCLLKAKPSLVLFIFICLFNQASCNSILQNCSSPDTPALLEALRPVFELKAIRPVMNVSIPTALTVDFVIFGILGVDEKAQILTTFVIQILFWKNEFITWDPNECSTRWLVLPRKLLWIPDIIINEFMEKNTVEFAPYTVVYYHGMVLDMKPIRVVSSCRLDIYTFPFDIQNCTLTFNSFIYDFSALRIGRSFSTQKIFDWSKGMMATLGEWELIGIKSSQRLILSSNNQTYEELCFFVSLRRRPMLYVVNLLIPSCFLITVDLFSFLLPPQKVDRSLFKMTLILGYIVFLMLMNDMLPITGNTIPLINVFLSLSLALMVVSLLETTFITNLLHSSKDYSEVPYWIRLVFIHVIGRMVLLPPKKKIVEQILQNPGVLEMTASTQRVGEGEVQGAEGPLDQDEAVEVLRSLGRDLRVIRKKLEGELNVSQSAEEWNQVGFIIDRTLFSIYIIFLSVSLVSITVIWVDSYNQPHIA